GATTATAGAAGGTGCTCATAACCATGAATGGGTTTTCAAAAGCTTTCAAAATGCTGATTTAATCATTTTCTTGGATACCCCGTATGCAATAAGAATAAGTAGGATTACCAAAAGATTTATTTTGCAAAAACTAGGGATCGAAAAAGCGAACTATAAACCAACATTCACTATATTCATGAAAATGTTTGAATGGAATGCTGGATTCGAAAAAAAAAGTAAACCGATGATTTTGAATATGCTCCATCAGGATAATATAAGGTCTTTGATTTTAAAGGATAACTGTAAGATTGACGACTACTTTAATGAAGTCAATGGGGTTGTGGGCCTTTGCTCAATCTCATAGAAGGACAGAGTAAATGGTTAAAAAAGTTCTGCCACATTCGAATTAACTTATTATAGTTGGTGCGTGGCGCGGCAGTGGTGGGAGTCGAGTTGCTTGGTTCGGTGAGTGAGACTATCTGGGGAGTGGAGAGCGACACGAACTGGCGGAAAGCGCCTAGCGGCTACACCACTCTGCCGCTGCTCCTTCCGTTGAGGAAAACATTGGATTTATCCAGTGTTTTCCTCGTTTTTGCGCTTCAAAACCCTCTTTCATTGGGTATTTCCAATGGGATTTCCAGAATCGGCTCTTGTAGAGCGATTCCCTGTTAAAAGATTGGATAGATCCAGTGAAAGGTTGTTTTCAACTGCTTTAAAGCTGATTTCATTGGATTAATCCAATGAAGCTTTTTGTTTGGTGTCTTGAATTACGAAACGTAGTCCGTTCTATATCAAGACGGCGAATAAACGATGTTGATGGTGTTATGCTGACTACTCATAGTAAATCGCATCAAAAGGAAACTCAAGTTGTTTTAACCGATATTCTTTCGGTGTCATATTCATGTATGCACGAAAAATTTTGCCAAAGTAGCTAGGACTATCGAAGCCGCAATGTTGGCCAATGTCTTGAATTGGCATCTCTGTGGTTCGAAGAAGAGCAAGGGCAGCCTCCACTCTCCGATCGCGCAGATAGGCTAGTGGCGAGGTTTGCTCGGAACGCTGAAACAATCTGCATAGATAATGTTTATTGATTTCACAGTACTGAGAGATCATGTCCAGTGTAAGTGGCTTTGCATAGTGCTCTTTCATGAATTTCTTGGCTGTATGAATTAACGTGCTTGAGTTTGGGCTCATGTCCTTCGTCTGCTCTCGGCTCGATTGGAGCAAGGTTATCATCCATTCATATACCGCGACTGACAGTTGGTACTTATCGGTGGCCTTGCCTTCAGCAACCATGCGCAGCAGCTTCCAGAGTCCTTGAATCAGTGGGGCCCCCGATTCTCTGCGAATCACGGGTCCTTCCAACGCGATGACCAAATCCCAGATGCGGTTCGCCTCATCTCCACGCAGATTCAGCCAAATAACCTCCCATGGTTCCCCCTGATTTTGATAAAAGTATCTGTGACTGCTTGGCACTTTGACAAGAAAGGCTGTACCTTTCGGCAACGGGATGCTCTGCTGCTCATAGTCAAGATAGCCTTGACCGCTCAGCGTATATTGAAAAATGACATGCCCGCAGTCAGGGCGGTTATCGCCAGTGAAACTGTAAGCAGAGCTATTGATCGTTTGCCACCCGATGGAATCCATTGTCAGGATGGAGGTGTCGTCGTTGCGAAAGGCATATGATGAAGGTTTCAGCATAGGATTCTCCTGAAAAGTCAATTTTGTTATAGTATAAATCACAACTTTAAGATTGTCGCCTTATTATACGGACGGTACAATCATTCTTAGATAAAGGAGTGATTATGGGATGGCTAATCATGAAATAGTAATTCAATTATTGCCGGATGAATATTGGTGGGGAGGCCGTGTAGCGGATGGCACAAGTATGCCCTTTGGTAAATCCCTTTTCCAAATGAATTTAGCTGTTGACAGCGGAGCAAATCAAGCCAGCCCGCTGCTCATCTCGAGTAAGGGCCGATTTATTTGGAGTGAGGAGCCATTTGCTTTCCAGATTGATGATGAGCGCTTACAAGTAGAAAGCGAGCATGCGCCGCTGATTGTAGGAGAAGGACATGGAAGTTTAAAAGGAGCTTACCTCTATGCGGCTCGCACGTACTTTCCGCCGATTCCATCCATCCCTGAACCGTTGTTGTTCACGGCTCCGCAGTATAATCTATGGATTGAGCTGCTGTATGAGCCAACGCAGGAGAAAGTGCTGCAGTACGCAAGAGATGTGTTGGCAAATGGCATGCCGCCTGGCGTCATCATGATTGATGACAATTGGCATGAGCCTTATGGCACGTGGATGTTTCATTCTGGGCGTTTTCCACAGTCGAAACAAATGGTCGAAGAACTTCATACGTTGGGTTTCCAAGTCATGCTATGGGTATGCCCGTTTGTCAGCCCGGATTCTATCACTTTTCGAAAGCTTGAACCGGAGGGCATTCTTCTGCAAGATCGCGACGGCAAGACGGCTATTCGCAAATGGTGGAACGGGCACAGTGCCGTTCTGGACTGCACCAACCCGCAGGCTGTCGCGTGGATTCAAGATCAGCTTGACGCTCTGCGGTCTGATTATGGCATTGACGGGTTCAAGTTGGATGCGGGCGATTTGGAATTTTACGAGCCTGATGACCGGAGTTACTTAAAAACAACGCCAAACGGACAAAGCGAAGCATGGGCTCGTGTAGGTTTGAAATACCCGCTTAATGAGTATCGTGCATGCTGGAAACTGGCTGGTCAGCCTTTGGTTCAGCGACTGAAAGACAAACAGCATAAGTGGGAGGGAAACGGACTGGATTGTTTGATTCCCGATGGGCTGGCACAAGGGCTTCTCGGCTATGCGTATACGTGCCCCGATATGATTGGTGGAGGCGAATTTTTGAGCTTTTCGCTAGAGAAGTTGGATTCAGAGCTGTTTGTTCGTTCAGCCCAATGTTCGGCTTTATTTCCAATGATGCAGTTTTCGGCGGCGCCTTGGCGAGTTCTTGATTCCGAACATCTGCGTTATTGCGTGGAGGCTGCGCAGCTGCATGCATCCTTCGGCGAGGAAGTTCTGGAGCTCGCGAATCAGGCGGCTATAACGGGAGAACCCATTTTACGCCACATGGCCTATGAATTTCCTGAGGAGAGGTTGGAGACGATCCGTGATCAATTTATGTTGGGAAGCTCGCTGCTGGTTGCCCCGGTTATCGTCAAAGGAGCACGTACTCGTCAAGTAAGTTTCCCAGCCGGGACTTGGGTGGGGGATGATGGCACAATTGTGATAGGCCCGATCAAGAAAGATATTGAAGTGCCGCTCGGAAGGCTGCCTTATTACAGGAAAGGAAACCGATCGTCCCCATAACCAGAGCTGCAATAAAGATAAGCATCAAGTTGCTGTAATGAAATGCAGCATCAACGGTCACAGTAGGAAGAAGTGGGAAGGCGAGCCATGGTTTTGTGAGCAAGCTTCCGACTGCGGCCACGCCAATCCCTTCGCCCAGGAAGCAAGCAAAGTTCAAAAAGCCCATGCCCGAACCAGATTCCTCGGAATCCAAGGTTCCTGCAACACTGGTGGATACGACGGTTTTCACAAACGCAAGTCCGCCGAATGTCAAAACCATGGAGAGAGAGATAAGCCATGGCGTTCGATCCGGGAACAATAAAACGCAAAGAAAGCTTGCGCCAATCATAAGTAAGCCAACTAACATGGTGAATACGTTACCTAACTTATCGACCAACACCCCGCCGCCAAAGCCGAACAGTACCACACTGACAGTTCCAGAAAACAGGACGCCGATTCCAATCCACCACAGACAACAACATAGTACAAATAAGGCCACTTCGGAAATAATCCGGTGTGGTCTTTCCTTGTTTCCTTGGTTGCAGCAAAAAAGTGCAGTGATCGAGAATTTGATGGTTAATGCAAACTTCACTCTAATGAACTGTATGATGCTTATAGAGGAGAAAATAGTGTTTTTGATAATCTAATGAACTGAATTGGGGTTATCGAGCATATTTTAGGCGGAATGGTGACCGTTTGCGCGAGATAACGTGTTGGAGATTCATTAGATTTTTCAAATCCCCCATTTTGCTCGAATAAAGGGTATTGAGTTCGTAAGCTGAAAGTGCTTATTTATTGGACACCAGTGTGAAAAACATTGGATCACAAGATGTCCAGCGAATCACTCGACAGTAAAAATACGTCAAAATTTGTAAAGATACATCATTCAATTCAATTTATGAAAGCGTTACAATAATTTCAACAACGCAAAGGAGTAAAGGAAAAGTAATCATGAGTTAGGTGTGCTGTTAACAAAACAATAAGGCAGGCAGGCGATGAGTATGAATGCAGTTAAGGGAGAAATCGGAGTAAACTTCAGTATTGCGAAAAAGAGATCAAGGATACTTCCAATGTTAATGAAACAAAAGTTTCTATTCTTGTTGTTATTGCCTGGTTTAGTTTATTTCATGCTTTTCAGATATGGTCCTATGTATGGCATTCTTCTTGCATTTAAAGAGTACAACCCACATGAGGGGATATTAGGAAGTCCTTGGGTAGGGTTAAAGTATTTCCACCAGATGTTTGACATGAAATATTTTTGGACCGTTGCGGGAAACACTTTGAAAATTAGTCTCATGAAGATTCTCGTAGGTTTCCCTGCACCGATCATTTTTGCTCTACTGTTGAATGAGCTTGCTTCCAACAAATTTAGACGAATTGTCCAAACAATTTCGTATCTTCCGCACTTTCTTTCTTGGGTGATTGTAGCTGGTTTAATTTATCAATTGGTTTCACCCAGCTATGGTATATACGGATTATTGTGTGATGTATTTGGTTGGGAGCCAAGAGTGTTATTGGGTGATAGCAAATCATTTCTGCAAATCTTATTGGTTTCCAATGTGTGGAAGGAGATCGGTTACAGCAGCATCATCTACTTGGCTGCCATAGCCGGGATTAACCCAGAAATGTATGAATCTGCTTATATGGACGGGGCAGGACGGTTTAAACAGATTATTCATATCACGATCCCAAGTATATTGCCTACCATATGCATGCTATTTGTCCTTGGACTTGGCGGAATTTTGGATGGCGGGTTTGATCAAATTTTCAATTTATACAATTCAATGGTAATGCCTACAGCGGATATCATCGATACATTTGTTTATCGTATTGGCCTAGTTGAAATGCAATATAGTTTCTCAACTGCGGTTGGTATTGCCAAAAGTGTTATTGCTCTCATTCTTGTACTGAGTGCCAACTGGATCGTAGGCAAGCTTTCAAACTATACGATCTTTTAGCTTTTAACGTAATAAAGGAGTGTTCTCATGAAAAAAAGCATAGGAGCAAGAATATTCGACATTTTTAATATAGCACTGATGTTATTTATATGTTTGACGATTGTATTCCCTTTTGTCCAGCAAGTTGTTATATCAATGAGTCAGCCTAATGAATCTAGCGAAATCGGACTTCACCTGTATACGAAGAATCCTACCTTGGATTCTTATAGGCAAATATTTTCAATGGGTTCTGTGTTAGAAGCCTATTACTGGACAATTCTGCGCACAGTTCTAGGAACCGTACTTACGGTTGTGATTTCAGCCATGCTTGCTTATCCACTTTCCAAAAGATATCTGCTTGGAAGGAAAGTGTGGATGGGGCTGATTATTTTCACAATGTTTTTTGGTGGTGGATTAATTCCAACCTATTTGCTTGTCAAAGAACTGCACATGCTAAATTCAATATGGTCTCTGGTATTGCCTGGACTTCTCAGTGCTTATACCATCGTTATCATTCGAAATTTCTTCACTGCTCTGCCTGTTGAGGTTGAAGAAAGTGCCTATATGGATGGTGCCAATGATATTACTGTCTTCTTTAAAATCGTTTTGCCGCTTTCTGCGCCTATTATTGCAACTGTAACGTTATGGTCCATGGTAGGCCAATGGAATGCCTGGTTTGATGCGATGATATATGTATCAAATGGAGAAATAAAGATTCTGCAACTTCTGTTGAGAGATGTACTTAATAATGCCCAGGATGCTGCGATGACGGATGTAAAGGGATTTGAAACCGTAGATATGTCTGGACAAAAATACAACGCATAATCAGTAAAGGCAGCCATCCTTCTGGTTACTACCCTACCGATCATCTTGGTCTATCCGTTCCTTCAGAAGTATTTTGTCAAAGGAATTATGATTGGTTCTGTTAAGGGTTAATCTGGGTTTCACCAGCGCTCACGCGCTTTTTATCTAATAAAACTATGTAAGTAAAGGGGAAAACACAATGAAAAATGTCAAATGGCGTACAGCATCACTTTCTTTGGTCATGGCTAGTGTTATCGCAGTTTCGGGTTGTTCTTCAACCAGCAATGACAAGAATGAGGCTTCAGAAGGAACAGGGCAACCAGCTCAATCAAGCCAGCCCAAAAAAGATTACACAGCCGATGTGTTTACCATCCGAATCCAACCGGATCCTAAATCCGAAGTTATGAAGCAAGTGAATGAAAAGCTGGGTCTCAAACTAAATGTTACCGCCGTTCCTGATGCAGATTATGATACCAAGCTAAACCTGTTTATTGCATCTGGTCAGATGCCAGATGTTTATGGCGGCTACACAAACAGCAGTGATGCTCTATTTGACTCAGCTGCTGATTTGACAGAAGAAGAAATCAAGCAATATGCACCTAAAACCTATGCTTCGTTTGTTAGTAGAGCAGGTGATCAAAAAGCTAACATTCTTAAAACCTGGTCAAAAGGCGGAAAGCTTAAAGGGTTTAGTAATGGCAACCTGAACAACTCCTTGCCCTATGGCGTTGTCGTTCGCTCGGATATATTGGCAGAGCTTGGGGTCAGTATGCCTAAGACGATTGCGGATTGGGATCAATTATTGAAAAAGTATAAAGACAAATACCCGAAAAATTACCCGATCACCGTTCAAAATGGCGGAGAAAAGCAAGCGATGTATTACTTCCTGTCAGCGTTTGGAGTAAGACGGGACGAATGGATCTACAAGGAAAATTCGTTTCAGTTTGCTCCTTTTATGCCCGGCATGAGAGATGCGCTTATTCAGCTTAATAAATGGTATAAAGCCGGCTACATTAATCCTGAGTATTATACGATGTATCAGAATTCAACCGCACCAGTGAATGAATTTGTCAAAGGAAATGCGCTCTTTTACCAATATTACAATACCACTCTTCAGAGCAATCCACCTTATGATGAAGGAAGT
Above is a genomic segment from Paenibacillus sp. HWE-109 containing:
- a CDS encoding glycoside hydrolase family 31 protein, coding for MANHEIVIQLLPDEYWWGGRVADGTSMPFGKSLFQMNLAVDSGANQASPLLISSKGRFIWSEEPFAFQIDDERLQVESEHAPLIVGEGHGSLKGAYLYAARTYFPPIPSIPEPLLFTAPQYNLWIELLYEPTQEKVLQYARDVLANGMPPGVIMIDDNWHEPYGTWMFHSGRFPQSKQMVEELHTLGFQVMLWVCPFVSPDSITFRKLEPEGILLQDRDGKTAIRKWWNGHSAVLDCTNPQAVAWIQDQLDALRSDYGIDGFKLDAGDLEFYEPDDRSYLKTTPNGQSEAWARVGLKYPLNEYRACWKLAGQPLVQRLKDKQHKWEGNGLDCLIPDGLAQGLLGYAYTCPDMIGGGEFLSFSLEKLDSELFVRSAQCSALFPMMQFSAAPWRVLDSEHLRYCVEAAQLHASFGEEVLELANQAAITGEPILRHMAYEFPEERLETIRDQFMLGSSLLVAPVIVKGARTRQVSFPAGTWVGDDGTIVIGPIKKDIEVPLGRLPYYRKGNRSSP
- a CDS encoding AraC family transcriptional regulator; amino-acid sequence: MLKPSSYAFRNDDTSILTMDSIGWQTINSSAYSFTGDNRPDCGHVIFQYTLSGQGYLDYEQQSIPLPKGTAFLVKVPSSHRYFYQNQGEPWEVIWLNLRGDEANRIWDLVIALEGPVIRRESGAPLIQGLWKLLRMVAEGKATDKYQLSVAVYEWMITLLQSSREQTKDMSPNSSTLIHTAKKFMKEHYAKPLTLDMISQYCEINKHYLCRLFQRSEQTSPLAYLRDRRVEAALALLRTTEMPIQDIGQHCGFDSPSYFGKIFRAYMNMTPKEYRLKQLEFPFDAIYYE
- a CDS encoding ABC transporter permease, encoding MLMKQKFLFLLLLPGLVYFMLFRYGPMYGILLAFKEYNPHEGILGSPWVGLKYFHQMFDMKYFWTVAGNTLKISLMKILVGFPAPIIFALLLNELASNKFRRIVQTISYLPHFLSWVIVAGLIYQLVSPSYGIYGLLCDVFGWEPRVLLGDSKSFLQILLVSNVWKEIGYSSIIYLAAIAGINPEMYESAYMDGAGRFKQIIHITIPSILPTICMLFVLGLGGILDGGFDQIFNLYNSMVMPTADIIDTFVYRIGLVEMQYSFSTAVGIAKSVIALILVLSANWIVGKLSNYTIF
- a CDS encoding carbohydrate ABC transporter permease, giving the protein MKKSIGARIFDIFNIALMLFICLTIVFPFVQQVVISMSQPNESSEIGLHLYTKNPTLDSYRQIFSMGSVLEAYYWTILRTVLGTVLTVVISAMLAYPLSKRYLLGRKVWMGLIIFTMFFGGGLIPTYLLVKELHMLNSIWSLVLPGLLSAYTIVIIRNFFTALPVEVEESAYMDGANDITVFFKIVLPLSAPIIATVTLWSMVGQWNAWFDAMIYVSNGEIKILQLLLRDVLNNAQDAAMTDVKGFETVDMSGQKYNA
- a CDS encoding extracellular solute-binding protein, which gives rise to MKNVKWRTASLSLVMASVIAVSGCSSTSNDKNEASEGTGQPAQSSQPKKDYTADVFTIRIQPDPKSEVMKQVNEKLGLKLNVTAVPDADYDTKLNLFIASGQMPDVYGGYTNSSDALFDSAADLTEEEIKQYAPKTYASFVSRAGDQKANILKTWSKGGKLKGFSNGNLNNSLPYGVVVRSDILAELGVSMPKTIADWDQLLKKYKDKYPKNYPITVQNGGEKQAMYYFLSAFGVRRDEWIYKENSFQFAPFMPGMRDALIQLNKWYKAGYINPEYYTMYQNSTAPVNEFVKGNALFYQYYNTTLQSNPPYDEGSVGAKLLANFPNAKLDWVPLPTLEDGSKPIIANAPMFSNLTFFSKSLEKDRDKLHAIMTAWDKLFSDPELYTLVKYGLKDTHYSIVNGAIVTKQEFSTNDAKAKEGFGWPFNSAFDPTDEVNKVVLPPFVQENRQKLLFDDNGIYSRKNLEYINTNDKPNVNGPITSESGEKLDIKNQTYMTQWNTIFTSIIVGSKKIEDFDSFIADWKKQIGDELVKSANRLYNKK
- a CDS encoding AAA family ATPase, which translates into the protein MNRHIPNKIHIIGSVGSGKTTLARNLSGKINIPYYELDNVVWKRHNSEDIRRSDEERDEYLNTIIRTDRWIIEGAHNHEWVFKSFQNADLIIFLDTPYAIRISRITKRFILQKLGIEKANYKPTFTIFMKMFEWNAGFEKKSKPMILNMLHQDNIRSLILKDNCKIDDYFNEVNGVVGLCSIS